One region of Ictalurus furcatus strain D&B chromosome 17, Billie_1.0, whole genome shotgun sequence genomic DNA includes:
- the plppr4a gene encoding phospholipid phosphatase-related protein type 4: MSAKERLKASMSKESVTLLPCFYFVELPILASSVVSLYFLELTDIFKPVHSGYSCNDRSLSMPYIDPTKEVVPFLMLFSLAFVIPAATIMIGEGILYCFQVKRRISIKTEANINAAGCNFNSYIRRAVRFVGVHIFGLCITALITDIIQLSTGYHAPYFLTVCKPNYTILNTTCDDGAFIVEDICSGSDSVAINIGRKSFPSQHATLAAFAAVYVSMYFNATLTDSSKLLKPLLVFSFIMCAVICGLTRIIQFKNHAMDVYSGFLIGGSIAIYLGLYAVGNFKPSEDTSLRQRPRPQPRPQPPPMQIPPQPQPIMPPPALREPLRPLPNLNTEPPRLLQPKSLSVRERPTSARSESILLRGPHRDSSFSLKRASTELECITAASHLYQDSMVTFSNTLPRSHSIGAEEPIPRRHAAIHASMDSTRSKQLLSQWKSKNENRKLSLQAGEGPDGGMEVRCSSEPTAMGLEGPPGQYMKMAASVVPLANHNGGGGGGGGGARVSIQSRPGSSQLVHIPEETQENACSSLQEDMEEVSDGGGGMVGNARAKWMKMAEMSAPCRTNSQPRIMQVIAMSKQQSIIHGSPKSEGSAVSRTGSIRYKALTEQDPGTGIVHVDAHPENRSNSDAGGSWRWKAPPERVSVRQCFELNDLNRNSESCDSLKDGSVPDMNNPHHPHFHHHHHFHHPHQHHQAITTIRVTPVESSSEAEAASETLSLASSRDSTLRRKNVILLPDRGPSPDNARNLPHFFKASPTPPPTVTFKE, from the exons CTCCCGATCCTGGCCTCCTCAGTGGTCAGTCTGTACTTTTTGGAGCTGACAGACATTTTCAAGCCTGTGCACTCGGGCTACAGCTGCAATGACCGGAGCCTGAGCATGCCCTACATTGATCCCACCAAGGAAGTCGTACCGTTTCTCATGCTCTTCAGCCTGGCGTTTGTAATTCCAGCAGCCACG ATTATGATCGGAGAGGGTATCCTGTACTGCTTCCAGGTCAAAAGAAGGATCAGCATAAAAACCGAAGCCAACATAAATGCTGCTGGCTGTAACTTTAATTCCTACATCCGCCGGGCTGTGAGGTTTGTGG gtgtccACATCTTTGGCTTGTGCATCACAGCCCTCATCACAGACATCATCCAGCTGTCCACAGGGTACCATGCTCCTTACTTCCTGACAGTGTGTAAGCCCAACTACACCATCCTCAACACCACCTGTGATGACGGTGCCTTCATCGTGGAGGACATTTGCTCAGGCTCTGACTCAGTAGCCATCAACATCGGAAG GAAGTCTTTTCCATCACAACATGCCACCTTGGCTGCATTCGCTGCAGTGTACGTCTCA ATGTACTTCAATGCCACCTTAACTGACTCCTCCAAGCTACTCAAGCCCCTATTGGTCTTTTCCTTCATCATGTGTGCGGTCATCTGTGGTCTGACTCGCATCATCCAGTTCAAAAACCATGCCATGGATGTCTACAGTGGTTTCCTCATCGGAGGAAGTATAGCCATCTACCTG GGTCTTTATGCAGTGGGTAACTTTAAACCCAGCGAGGACACGTCCCTCCGGCAGCGGCCACGTCCGCAGCCACGTCCTCAACCCCCACCCATGCAGATTCCACCCCAGCCTCAGCCGATCATGCCTCCTCCGGCCCTCCGTGAGCCCCTGCGTCCTCTCCCTAACCTTAACACAGAGCCCCCACGCCTCCTTCAGCCAAAGAGTCTGAGCGTAAGGGAGCGTCCAACTTCAGCTCGCTCGGAAAGCATCCTACTTAGAGGACCTCATCGTGACTCTTCCTTCAGTCTGAAGAGGGCCAGCACTGAGTTGGAATGCATCACGGCTGCTAGCCACCTGTACCAGGACAGCATGGTGACCTTCAGCAACACTCTGCCTCGTTCACACTCTATAGGTGCGGAGGAACCAATACCACGTCGTCACGCCGCGATCCATGCTTCCATGGACTCCACACGATCCAAGCAGTTGCTCTCACAATGGAAGAGCAAGAATGAGAACCGAAAGCTTTCATTGCAGGCTGGAGAGGGTCCTGACGGGGGCATGGAAGTACGCTGCAGCTCTGAACCCACTGCCATGGGTCTGGAGGGGCCACCTGGACAATATATGAAGATGGCAGCCAGTGTTGTACCACTAGCTAACCACaatggtggaggaggtggtggtggtggtggagccAGGGTGTCCATTCAGTCACGGCCAGGCTCATCACAGTTAGTACACATTCCTGAGGAGACACAAGAGAATGCATGCTCATCTCTgcaggaggacatggaggaAGTAAGTGATGGTGGAGGAGGAATGGTCGGGAATGCAAGAGCAAAATGGATGAAGATGGCAGAGATGAGCGCCCCCTGCAGGACTAACAGCCAGCCACGGATAATGCAGGTGATCGCCATGTCTAAACAGCAGAGCATCATTCATGGAAGCCCCAAGAGCGAGGGCAGTGCTGTCAGCCGCACAGGATCCATCCGTTACAAGGCACTGACAGAGCAGGACCCTGGCACAGGCATCGTGCATGTCGATGCACATCCGGAAAACAGATCCAATTCTGATGCCGGTGGGTCTTGGAGGTGGAAGGCACCACCAGAGCGTGTCAGCGTGCGCCAGTGCTTTGAGCTCAACGATCTCAACCGCAACTCAGAGAGTTGCGATTCCCTTAAGGACGGCTCTGTACCTGATATGAACAACCCTCATCATCCACattttcaccatcatcaccattttCACCACCCACACCAACACCATCAGGCCATTACCACCATCCGTGTGACACCTGTAGAGTCAAGCAGCGAAGCTGAGGCTGCCTCTGAGACGCTTTCTCTTGCCTCCAGCCGTGACTCCACCCTGCGCCGCAAAAACGTCATCCTGCTGCCTGACCGAGGCCCGAGTCCGGACAATGCCAGGAATCTGCCACACTTTTTCAAAGCATCCCCTACGCCTCCTCCCACTGTGACATTCAAAGAGTGA